From the Euphorbia lathyris chromosome 6, ddEupLath1.1, whole genome shotgun sequence genome, one window contains:
- the LOC136234046 gene encoding protein PLASTID TRANSCRIPTIONALLY ACTIVE 16, chloroplastic codes for MAPTLTSNSFLLTTTPHSISRHSLRIYAKSSGPFSPFQLAKSNSDSESESESKSGNSSPFRFNFGRAADVKSLIPIVSNPASGISFRRRKDPATVFVAGATGQAGIRIAQTLLREGFIVRAGVPELGAAQDLARFAASYKIISKDESKRLNAVESAFKDAESIAKAIGNASKVVVTIGPTENGPTSEVSASDALQVIEAAQLAGVGHVAIIYDSNTGTSTYNVLDGLTTFFNNIFSKSQELSIPEFLQKVIETDVSYTFIKASLTEDFSEESSYNVVVSAEGSIGENDFKVAKSQIASIVAKVFSNTAVAENKVVEIFTNPSAPAKSLDELFSAIPEDGRRKVYAESVAKKKEEEEARGAAVAAEEVKEVKEVGEAEGEENAASMENLLSRAKEMGTRLSWEKLSSQIGSAVQNNTNDKPEAQIATVRGQAKARALPAQKAVVKRPSLKLPSFKPKQAPNPKPKAEKAEPKGEVKKLFGGLFQQETIYIDDE; via the exons ATGGCTCCTACTCTTACCTCCAATTCATTTCTCCTAACAACAACACCCCATTCAATTTCAAGGCACTCTCTCAGAATCTATGCCAAAAGCTCTGGACCCTTTTCCCCATTTCAGCTTGCCAAATCAAATTCAGATTCTGAATCAGAATCTGAATCAAAATCAGGCAATTCAAGTCCTTTCAGATTCAATTTTGGTAGGGCTGCTGATGTCAAGTCTTTGATACCTATTGTGAGTAATCCTGCTTCAGGAATTTCGTTTCGAAGAAGAAAGGATCCTGCAACTGTCTTTGTAGCTGGTGCTACTGGACAGGCTGGCATCCGGATTGCTCAGACATTGTTGAGAGAAGGCTTCATTGTTAGAGCTGGTGTCCCGGAGCTCGGAGCTGCTCAGGACCTCGCTCGTTTTGCTGCTTCTTACAAG ATCATATCAAAGGATGAATCGAAACGCCTTAATGCTGTCGAATCAGCCTTCAAAGATGCAGAATCAATTGCCAAAGCAATTGGTAATGCAAGCAAAGTTGTGGTGACAATTGGTCCTACAGAGAACGGTCCTACTTCTGAGGTCTCCGCATCTGATGCCTTGCAAGTCATCGAGGCTGCTCAGCTAGCCGGAGTTGGTCATGTTGCGATCATCTATGACTCCAACACTGGCACATCCACGTACAATGTTCTAGATGGACTTACAACTTTCTTCAACAACATCTTCTCAAAATCTCAGGAATTGAGCATTCCTGAATTCCTGCAGAAAGTAATTGAAACCGATGTTAGTTACACTTTCATCAAGGCTAGTTTGACAGAAGATTTTTCAGAAGAAAGTTCTTACAATGTAGTTGTGTCAGCAGAAGGAAGCATCGGTGAAAACGACTTCAAA GTGGCAAAGAGTCAAATAGCATCAATAGTGGCAAAAGTTTTCTCAAATACAGCAGTTGCAGAAAATAAG GTGGTGGAAATATTTACTAATCCATCGGCTCCGGCGAAGTCTCTGGATGAGCTTTTCAG TGCAATTCCTGAAGATGGAAGGAGAAAAGTTTATGCAGAAAGTGTtgcaaaaaagaaagaagaagaggaagcaaGGGGTGCTGCTGTTGCTGCTGAGGAAGTCAAAGAAGTGAAAGAGGTAGGAGAGGCAGAAGGTGAAGAAAATGCTGCATCAATGGAAAACTTATTGAGTAGAGCAAAAGAGATGGGTACAAGATTATCTTGGGAGAAATTAAGTTCACAGATTGGAAGTGCAGTTCAAAATAACACAAATGACAAACCTGAAGCACAGATTGCTACTGTCAGGGGACAAGCCAAAGCTCGTGCTCTGCCTGCACAAAAAGCTGTTGTAAAACGTCCTTCCCTCAAATTACCTTCCTTTAAACCCAAACAAGCTCCGAATCCTAAGCCCAAGGCTGAAAAAGCTGAGCCTAAGGGAGAAGTCAAGAAGCTGTTTGGTGGGCTGTTTCAGCAAGAAACTATATATATTGATGATGAATGA